In Dolichospermum flos-aquae CCAP 1403/13F, the following proteins share a genomic window:
- the petM gene encoding cytochrome b6-f complex subunit PetM, with the protein MGGEMLNAAMLSFGLIFVGWAIGALLLKIQGAEE; encoded by the coding sequence ATGGGCGGCGAAATGTTAAATGCAGCGATGCTATCTTTCGGTCTAATCTTCGTAGGTTGGGCAATTGGCGCTTTGTTACTCAAAATTCAAGGCGCAGAAGAATAG
- a CDS encoding SDR family oxidoreductase, which produces MTLLIVGATGTLGRQVARRAIDEGYKVRCLVRSPKKAAFLKEWGAELVRGNLCNPQTLTEALTGVTAVIDAATSRATDSLTIKEVDWDGKVALIQAAKAAGVERFIFFSILDADKYPNVPLMEIKRCTEAYLAESGLNYTVLRLAGFMQGLIGQYGIPILEKQPVWVTGTSSPIGYMDTQDIAKFAVRALTVTETEKQAFPVVGTRAWSAEEIINLCERLSDRDAKVTRMPISLLRAVQNLLRCFQWGWNVADRLAFTEVLAGGKALNSENMDEVYTVFGLDKQETTTLEAYLQEYFSRIMNKLKQLDYEKAKSKKLKSKKTPFKQSSKANSQ; this is translated from the coding sequence ATGACATTATTAATAGTTGGTGCAACTGGCACTTTGGGAAGACAAGTGGCTCGTCGCGCAATTGATGAAGGGTATAAAGTCCGCTGTCTGGTTCGGAGTCCTAAAAAAGCTGCTTTTCTCAAAGAATGGGGTGCAGAACTGGTACGGGGAAACTTGTGTAATCCACAAACCCTGACAGAAGCATTAACAGGTGTAACCGCAGTTATTGATGCTGCTACATCTCGCGCCACAGATTCACTAACTATTAAAGAAGTGGATTGGGATGGCAAAGTAGCATTAATTCAAGCCGCTAAAGCTGCTGGTGTAGAAAGATTTATCTTCTTTTCAATTTTAGATGCTGATAAATACCCCAATGTACCGCTGATGGAAATTAAGCGATGTACAGAAGCATATTTAGCAGAGTCAGGTTTAAACTACACAGTTTTACGTTTAGCTGGATTTATGCAAGGGTTAATTGGTCAGTACGGCATACCTATTTTAGAAAAACAACCAGTATGGGTAACAGGAACATCCTCACCTATTGGCTATATGGATACGCAGGATATTGCTAAATTCGCGGTGCGGGCTTTGACTGTGACAGAAACAGAAAAGCAAGCTTTCCCAGTCGTGGGAACTCGTGCTTGGAGTGCTGAGGAAATTATTAATCTTTGTGAACGCTTATCTGATAGAGACGCAAAAGTTACACGAATGCCTATCAGTTTGTTACGGGCTGTCCAAAATTTACTGCGCTGCTTTCAATGGGGATGGAATGTTGCTGATAGATTAGCTTTTACAGAAGTTTTAGCTGGTGGTAAAGCTCTAAACTCAGAAAATATGGACGAAGTATATACTGTTTTTGGTTTAGACAAACAAGAAACTACCACCTTAGAAGCATATCTACAAGAATACTTCAGTCGGATTATGAATAAGCTGAAACAGTTAGATTACGAAAAAGCCAAAAGTAAAAAGCTTAAAAGTAAAAAGACTCCCTTTAAACAATCCTCCAAAGCCAATAGTCAATAA
- a CDS encoding NAD(+) kinase, which translates to MPKAGIIYNDVKPIASSVAIELKDKLTAAGWDVYITASIGGILGYSQPDSPVLHTPIEGLTPPGFDSDMKFAVVLGGDGTVLAASRLVAPCGIPMLTVNTGHMGFLTEAYLNQLPQALEQCMAGAYQVEDRAMLTVKVMRGDTVKWEALCLNEMVLHREPLTCMCHFEIAVGRHSPVDIAADGIIVSTPTGSTAYSLSAGGPVITPGVPVLQLVPICPHSLASRALVFPDSEPVNIYPVNIPRLVMVVDGNGGCYVLPEDRVYLERSPYSARFIRLQSPEFFRVLREKLGWGLPHIAKPNSVELP; encoded by the coding sequence GTGCCGAAAGCAGGCATTATCTACAACGATGTTAAGCCGATAGCGAGTAGTGTCGCTATCGAACTAAAAGACAAACTTACCGCTGCTGGTTGGGATGTATACATCACAGCGAGTATCGGTGGGATATTGGGCTATTCTCAACCAGATAGTCCAGTCTTGCACACCCCCATTGAAGGTCTTACGCCCCCTGGCTTTGACTCAGACATGAAATTTGCAGTGGTGTTAGGGGGGGATGGAACTGTGTTAGCAGCATCGCGCCTAGTCGCCCCCTGTGGTATCCCCATGCTGACGGTAAATACTGGTCACATGGGATTTTTGACTGAAGCTTATCTTAACCAATTGCCCCAAGCCTTAGAACAGTGTATGGCGGGTGCATATCAGGTTGAAGATAGAGCTATGCTCACCGTTAAAGTTATGCGGGGAGATACGGTAAAGTGGGAAGCCCTCTGTTTAAATGAAATGGTGCTACATCGAGAACCTTTAACTTGTATGTGCCATTTTGAAATCGCAGTGGGGCGACATTCACCGGTGGATATTGCGGCTGATGGGATTATTGTTTCTACCCCAACGGGTTCTACAGCTTATTCTTTAAGCGCAGGGGGTCCAGTAATTACTCCTGGTGTCCCTGTATTGCAGTTAGTCCCAATTTGTCCCCATTCTCTGGCTTCTAGGGCTTTGGTGTTTCCTGATAGTGAACCAGTTAATATCTATCCTGTTAATATTCCCCGGTTGGTAATGGTGGTGGATGGTAATGGTGGATGTTATGTTTTACCGGAAGATCGGGTATATTTAGAGCGATCGCCCTATAGCGCCCGATTTATTCGTCTCCAGTCACCGGAATTTTTCCGTGTTCTGCGGGAAAAACTCGGTTGGGGTTTACCACATATTGCTAAACCCAATTCTGTAGAATTGCCTTAG
- a CDS encoding CHASE2 domain-containing protein — MSISNQMLWRKSSQIKFLSLGITCSVFYNFIFSQIPIVQKLELQLQDTLLRLNQPKTPPPEIILVKIQPQDLANQKLSLGRLFYADLVEHLLKAGASVVVLNLHNDWEESPDFEYPIKTTESINKPLKNLVQNHHKQIVLVTRTNSITNSKKPKFFIYNHLLPFDSERLKPLIPPETIQGFFEYEPEAEAPTHLGSTARSSHLVSPFFLSEKIDEIQTFKSVPLLALEKWEQQQQKVYLSSRLAKITNPVKIKFWGKSGTFPFLELTSICRLNKDKKCLVASPQKLSQQVRNKVVFIGFVEANNVQTMAMLSPFGDSMAGVEIQANIMASLMTDSFLQIPSQWVELIIVILGGFLISIGIYNYQNWRLLLIVFAIFSGYLGLCLIVWKCKWILLIIQPLLVWTATGISIFIYFIFGRQKEVIALQNYQITQLKAAEQEAILSRTRKILNRIAADIHDGALQELKLVMDKIELESDLDIDLILDKLTALGQEIRNKLSNIRDLTEKMAVTPILQKGLDIGIKTTLEELVNSGKLTLQVITEIQPLQEPQFNSIWIEHREEIYRFFREALNNVIQHAQPPHGTATQVFVSLEQQGDKCTLVIANDGAILASTYRPKKGGYGTKIMDTIANELLDGVWEISVLPNGEVRVTLSWHLPN; from the coding sequence ATGTCAATAAGTAATCAAATGTTGTGGAGAAAAAGTTCGCAAATTAAATTTCTCAGCTTAGGAATAACTTGCAGTGTATTCTACAATTTCATCTTTTCCCAAATTCCTATAGTTCAGAAATTGGAATTACAACTTCAAGATACTTTGCTGAGATTAAACCAGCCAAAAACTCCACCTCCAGAAATTATATTAGTCAAAATTCAACCCCAGGATTTAGCGAATCAAAAGCTATCTTTAGGAAGATTATTCTATGCAGATTTAGTTGAACATCTTTTAAAAGCAGGTGCTTCCGTCGTCGTTTTGAACCTCCACAATGACTGGGAAGAATCACCAGATTTTGAGTACCCAATCAAAACTACCGAATCAATCAATAAACCTTTAAAAAATCTCGTACAAAATCATCATAAGCAAATTGTTTTAGTCACACGCACCAATTCAATTACTAATTCTAAAAAACCAAAATTTTTTATCTACAATCATCTTCTCCCTTTTGATAGTGAGCGACTTAAACCTTTAATACCTCCTGAGACTATTCAGGGATTTTTTGAATACGAACCAGAAGCAGAAGCACCCACACATTTAGGTAGTACGGCTCGAAGTTCCCATTTAGTGAGTCCGTTCTTTCTCTCAGAAAAAATTGACGAAATTCAAACCTTTAAATCTGTTCCCCTTCTAGCTTTAGAAAAGTGGGAACAGCAACAGCAAAAAGTTTATCTTTCCTCACGACTTGCTAAAATTACAAATCCGGTAAAAATCAAATTTTGGGGAAAGTCGGGAACTTTTCCTTTTCTAGAATTAACATCTATTTGTCGGCTTAATAAAGACAAGAAATGTCTAGTTGCGTCTCCTCAAAAACTTTCTCAACAAGTCCGCAATAAAGTTGTTTTCATTGGTTTTGTAGAAGCGAACAACGTCCAAACAATGGCTATGTTGTCACCTTTCGGTGATAGTATGGCTGGGGTGGAAATTCAGGCTAATATTATGGCCAGTTTAATGACAGATTCATTTTTACAAATTCCTAGCCAATGGGTTGAGTTAATAATAGTTATTTTAGGAGGATTTTTAATAAGTATCGGTATTTATAATTATCAAAATTGGCGTTTATTATTAATAGTTTTTGCAATATTTAGCGGTTACTTGGGACTATGTTTAATTGTTTGGAAATGTAAATGGATCTTATTGATTATTCAACCTTTATTAGTGTGGACAGCTACAGGAATATCTATTTTTATCTATTTTATTTTTGGACGACAAAAAGAGGTTATTGCATTGCAAAACTATCAAATTACCCAACTCAAAGCGGCTGAACAAGAAGCTATTCTTTCCCGCACCCGCAAAATCCTCAATCGCATTGCTGCTGATATCCATGATGGGGCTTTACAAGAATTAAAATTGGTAATGGACAAAATTGAATTAGAATCTGATTTAGATATAGATTTAATTTTAGATAAGTTGACAGCTTTAGGGCAGGAAATTAGAAATAAATTAAGCAATATTCGAGATTTAACTGAAAAAATGGCAGTAACTCCCATACTTCAAAAAGGGTTAGATATAGGCATAAAAACCACATTAGAAGAATTAGTGAATTCTGGAAAATTAACTCTACAAGTAATCACAGAAATTCAGCCGCTTCAAGAACCACAATTCAACAGTATTTGGATTGAACACAGAGAAGAAATTTACCGCTTTTTCCGTGAAGCATTGAATAACGTGATCCAACACGCTCAACCACCTCACGGTACGGCTACCCAAGTATTTGTTAGTTTAGAGCAACAGGGAGATAAATGTACTTTAGTAATAGCAAATGATGGAGCTATTTTAGCATCTACTTATAGACCCAAAAAAGGCGGCTATGGTACTAAAATCATGGATACTATAGCCAACGAACTTCTAGATGGTGTATGGGAAATATCAGTTTTACCGAATGGAGAAGTGCGAGTTACACTAAGTTGGCATTTACCTAACTGA
- a CDS encoding type II toxin-antitoxin system VapC family toxin, translated as MTLIYLDYNCFQRGFDDPRQVRIQMEAVACQEIFTQAQTEQVSLVWSFIHQDETELCPFVDRKYSVLGMVSLCKIKVAPKTEIAEQAHLFQQLANLSSKDALHLACAVYIQADFFLTCDDSLRKQAQKLALEIGIMNPIDYIRNNENYGTK; from the coding sequence ATGACACTGATTTATTTAGACTATAATTGCTTTCAACGTGGCTTTGATGATCCAAGACAAGTTAGAATCCAAATGGAGGCTGTAGCCTGCCAAGAAATATTTACTCAGGCTCAAACAGAACAAGTAAGTCTGGTGTGGTCTTTTATCCACCAAGATGAAACTGAATTATGTCCCTTTGTTGATCGTAAATATTCAGTTTTGGGTATGGTGAGTTTGTGTAAAATAAAGGTAGCTCCAAAAACTGAAATAGCAGAACAAGCCCATTTATTTCAGCAGTTAGCTAATCTATCAAGTAAAGATGCTCTACACCTTGCCTGTGCTGTTTATATTCAAGCTGATTTTTTCCTAACTTGTGATGACAGTTTGAGAAAACAAGCTCAGAAGTTAGCGTTAGAAATAGGAATAATGAACCCAATTGACTATATTAGGAATAATGAAAACTATGGAACTAAATAA
- a CDS encoding type II toxin-antitoxin system RelE/ParE family toxin: MNEKQEKPFRWIASALHDLKKFPEDVQDVMGYALDLAQHGQKHPDTKPLRGFSGAGVLEIVDDFDGDTYRAIYTVKFEGVIYLLHSFQKKSKHGIATPKQDIELVKKRLKIAQENYLQQTTEKME; encoded by the coding sequence ATGAATGAAAAACAAGAAAAGCCTTTCAGATGGATTGCAAGCGCCCTTCATGATTTAAAGAAGTTTCCTGAAGATGTACAGGATGTCATGGGTTACGCTCTTGATTTGGCACAACATGGACAAAAACACCCTGATACAAAACCTTTACGCGGGTTCTCTGGAGCAGGTGTTTTAGAAATTGTAGATGATTTTGATGGGGATACATATAGGGCAATTTATACTGTTAAATTCGAGGGTGTTATCTACTTACTACATTCATTTCAAAAGAAATCAAAACATGGTATTGCTACACCAAAACAAGATATAGAATTAGTTAAAAAAAGATTGAAAATCGCTCAAGAAAATTATTTACAGCAAACTACCGAAAAAATGGAGTAA
- a CDS encoding helix-turn-helix domain-containing protein produces the protein MPEENQVEVSNGNVFADLGLSNPEERLLKAELVRKISEIITNLNLTQVQAAEILGIDQPKVSLLIRGRLSGFSTDRLMDYLNKLGSDVEITVKPKPENRKFAQIIVV, from the coding sequence ATGCCAGAAGAAAATCAAGTTGAGGTTAGTAACGGAAATGTATTTGCTGACTTAGGTTTATCTAATCCTGAAGAAAGATTATTGAAAGCTGAGTTAGTGCGTAAAATCAGTGAAATCATTACTAATCTAAATTTAACACAAGTTCAAGCAGCCGAAATTCTAGGCATAGATCAACCAAAAGTTTCTCTACTAATTAGAGGTAGATTAAGTGGTTTTTCAACTGATAGATTGATGGACTATCTAAACAAGTTAGGTAGTGATGTAGAGATTACAGTTAAACCTAAACCTGAAAATCGTAAGTTTGCTCAGATAATTGTAGTCTGA
- a CDS encoding response regulator transcription factor — MNVKPLRFLVVEDHPEVAQNNCDFLRKFDSSAICTIASTPQEALQRLKIETPDLIVLDLQFALPSGAQSAKSSLELLELIFNTYSSLNILIYSSEPSWMIKLVKFINHHYGGFVVVNKMERRKYFLAGVESALNGELKLPRELRQELNLNEKELEVLRLLCHESLTDQAIAERLHISLRVVQNHIQHLKVKLGVDEFEQKDINSRVALCIKALEQKLLLL, encoded by the coding sequence ATGAATGTCAAGCCACTGCGGTTTCTCGTTGTAGAAGATCATCCAGAAGTAGCCCAAAATAATTGTGATTTTTTGAGAAAATTCGATTCTTCTGCTATTTGTACCATCGCTTCTACTCCCCAAGAAGCACTACAACGTCTAAAAATAGAAACACCAGATTTAATAGTCCTTGATTTACAATTTGCTTTACCTTCTGGCGCTCAGTCAGCTAAATCTTCTTTAGAATTATTAGAGTTAATTTTTAACACTTATTCCTCTTTAAATATCCTCATTTATAGCAGTGAACCCAGTTGGATGATAAAACTTGTCAAATTCATTAATCATCACTACGGTGGGTTTGTGGTTGTGAATAAAATGGAACGACGCAAATATTTTTTAGCAGGGGTTGAAAGTGCTTTGAATGGAGAATTGAAACTGCCTAGAGAATTACGTCAAGAATTAAACTTGAATGAGAAAGAGTTGGAAGTTCTCAGGCTATTGTGTCATGAATCCTTAACAGATCAAGCAATAGCGGAACGTCTTCATATATCACTGAGGGTTGTGCAGAATCATATCCAACATCTGAAAGTGAAATTGGGTGTTGATGAATTTGAGCAAAAAGACATTAATTCCCGTGTTGCTCTATGTATAAAAGCGCTTGAGCAAAAATTATTATTGCTTTGA
- a CDS encoding glycoside hydrolase family 15 protein encodes MNTSTTPLTRLDFYYQQIKTIILARQNPITGLLPASTAITAHGDYTDAWVRDNVYSILAVWGLALAYRKLDHDHGRTYELEHSVVKLMRGLLFAMMRQSHKVEKFKHTQSLLDGLHAKYNTATGDIVVGDDEWGHLQLDATSIFLLMLAQMTASGLSIIFTLDEVNFVQNLVYYIGRAYRTPDFGIWERGNKINHGSAELNASSLGMAKAALESINGLNLFGVHGSQASVIHVLPDEIARARITLESLLPRESGSKEVDAALLSIISYPAFAVKDEALRERTFKEIISKLAGKYGCKRFLRDGHQTVLEDTERLHYEPGELKQFEHIECEWPLFFTYLVLDGLFRGEQAQVQKYQELLKSLLVEQNGLQLLPEVYYVPEENIEAEKLDPQSQLRLPNENIPLVWAQSLYYLGEMLSEGLISLGDIDPLGRHLNVGKNRNSLVQIALIAEDEALQTQLEVYGIETQTPTQIAPIQIRKSEELSQIYTQIGRNDQLGLTGRPLRRLRSLTISRFFRIRDQTVVFLPSFLDSQQFYLTLDYHFLVDQIRGELAYIQKYWSDLGRPTLTLMITRTMLETGSEALLELMQELKDGICHGVQVKLGKLNQLMLTAAIQRIDFLSDTELSQSSVANRGIRCYYLTSHLEKSWSLGHTQEFQMECETNLDSLLEYLRSSENIYEQIELLQTLTRLQGLEFDTGYAGPTNAVTVADLLDEVYTKAGDLGLWAVVRRAAGLRQMLDIGLSDAITSILVQGKQIAVGRAYSQASLIVVPISGSEITEKINNFCREDIRDRVLTQEILIYLGVLIKSEPELFRGFLTLRVGYLILLITSDIAREFILTQDEAYEKLMQLSPFEVKMRLRQVLTGYSGVSNLLRQQESLHVKQKESDIAWVVLPVISEETEVPLDGWRRFRQREGALNRVPKDFFKQVWLLMQHCKGLVIGDKLERRNRLESEVMLSEMTAGERNFALLVEHLLNKIEAPEYRQVNVEALMELATIVANNPKLQIEEYMVLDVLIGHAVRLAWLENHPHRRDYYDEDKATAWPSFYNSSPQDCANYILKAFRFLTEFVQDV; translated from the coding sequence ATGAACACATCAACCACACCATTAACACGCTTAGATTTTTACTATCAGCAAATCAAGACAATTATTTTAGCGCGTCAAAACCCGATTACTGGTTTATTACCAGCGAGTACCGCTATTACTGCTCATGGCGATTATACAGATGCCTGGGTGCGAGATAATGTGTATAGTATTTTAGCAGTTTGGGGTTTAGCCCTAGCCTATCGCAAATTAGATCATGATCATGGTCGCACTTATGAACTTGAACATAGTGTTGTTAAACTAATGCGTGGTCTATTGTTTGCCATGATGCGACAATCTCATAAAGTTGAAAAATTTAAACATACACAATCTTTATTAGATGGACTTCACGCCAAATACAATACAGCCACAGGTGATATTGTTGTCGGTGATGATGAATGGGGACATTTGCAACTTGACGCGACATCTATCTTTTTATTAATGTTGGCACAAATGACCGCCAGCGGATTATCAATTATTTTTACATTGGATGAAGTTAACTTTGTCCAAAACCTAGTTTATTATATTGGTCGAGCTTACAGAACACCGGATTTTGGGATTTGGGAACGGGGGAATAAAATTAATCATGGTAGTGCAGAATTAAATGCTAGTTCCTTGGGAATGGCTAAAGCAGCTTTAGAATCTATAAATGGATTAAACTTATTTGGTGTTCATGGTAGTCAAGCATCAGTAATTCATGTTTTACCAGATGAAATCGCTAGAGCCAGAATTACTTTAGAATCATTATTACCCAGAGAATCAGGTTCTAAAGAAGTTGATGCGGCGTTATTAAGTATTATTAGTTATCCCGCTTTTGCTGTCAAAGATGAAGCATTGCGAGAACGCACCTTTAAAGAAATTATTAGTAAACTCGCAGGAAAATATGGTTGTAAACGCTTTTTAAGAGATGGACATCAAACAGTTTTAGAAGATACTGAACGTTTACACTATGAACCGGGTGAACTTAAACAATTTGAGCATATTGAATGTGAATGGCCATTGTTTTTCACTTATTTAGTTCTTGATGGATTATTTCGCGGTGAACAAGCACAAGTTCAGAAATATCAAGAACTTTTAAAATCATTGTTGGTAGAGCAAAACGGGTTACAGCTATTACCGGAAGTTTATTATGTTCCTGAAGAAAATATAGAAGCTGAGAAATTAGATCCTCAGTCTCAGTTAAGATTACCCAATGAAAATATTCCTTTAGTTTGGGCGCAAAGCTTATATTATCTGGGAGAAATGTTAAGTGAAGGTTTAATCTCACTAGGAGATATTGATCCTTTAGGTAGACATTTGAATGTCGGCAAAAACCGCAATTCCTTAGTTCAAATTGCTTTAATAGCAGAAGATGAAGCCCTACAAACACAATTAGAAGTATATGGAATCGAAACCCAAACTCCTACCCAAATCGCACCAATTCAAATTAGGAAATCTGAAGAACTTTCCCAAATTTATACACAAATTGGCAGAAATGATCAACTGGGTTTAACGGGTCGTCCTTTGCGACGACTGAGAAGTTTGACGATATCAAGATTCTTTCGGATTAGAGATCAAACAGTTGTCTTTTTACCATCATTTCTAGATTCTCAACAGTTTTATTTAACTCTTGATTATCATTTTTTGGTAGATCAAATTAGAGGTGAATTGGCTTATATCCAAAAATACTGGAGTGATTTAGGTCGTCCGACTTTAACCTTAATGATTACTCGGACAATGCTAGAAACTGGGTCAGAAGCATTATTAGAATTAATGCAGGAACTCAAGGATGGTATTTGTCATGGAGTCCAGGTAAAATTAGGAAAATTGAATCAATTAATGCTGACAGCAGCGATTCAAAGAATTGATTTTTTATCAGATACAGAATTATCGCAATCCTCAGTTGCAAATCGGGGAATCCGTTGTTATTACCTGACTTCTCATTTAGAAAAAAGTTGGTCTTTGGGACATACCCAAGAATTCCAAATGGAATGTGAAACTAACTTAGATTCATTATTAGAATATTTGCGCTCATCAGAAAATATTTATGAGCAAATTGAATTACTGCAAACTTTAACGCGGTTACAGGGTTTAGAATTTGATACAGGATATGCTGGGCCAACTAATGCTGTCACTGTAGCGGATTTACTAGATGAAGTCTATACCAAAGCCGGAGATTTAGGGCTGTGGGCGGTGGTGCGACGGGCTGCGGGTTTACGCCAAATGCTCGATATTGGCTTATCAGATGCGATAACGAGTATTTTGGTTCAAGGTAAGCAAATTGCAGTGGGGAGGGCTTATAGTCAGGCTTCTTTGATAGTTGTTCCTATCTCTGGAAGTGAGATTACTGAGAAAATTAATAACTTCTGTCGTGAGGATATTCGGGATAGAGTTTTAACGCAAGAAATTCTTATTTATCTCGGTGTCTTAATCAAATCAGAACCAGAATTGTTTCGCGGATTTTTAACACTAAGAGTTGGTTATTTAATTCTTTTAATTACTAGCGATATAGCCAGAGAATTCATCCTCACCCAAGATGAAGCTTATGAAAAATTAATGCAGCTTTCACCTTTTGAAGTGAAAATGCGTTTACGTCAAGTGTTAACTGGATATAGTGGCGTAAGTAATTTATTACGTCAACAGGAATCATTGCACGTCAAACAAAAAGAAAGTGATATTGCTTGGGTTGTGCTACCTGTAATTAGTGAAGAAACAGAAGTTCCTCTTGATGGTTGGCGCAGATTTCGTCAAAGAGAAGGTGCATTAAATCGTGTACCCAAAGACTTTTTTAAACAAGTTTGGCTATTAATGCAGCATTGCAAAGGTTTAGTCATTGGTGATAAATTAGAACGACGGAATCGCTTAGAAAGTGAAGTCATGCTTTCAGAAATGACCGCAGGAGAAAGAAATTTTGCTTTATTAGTTGAACATTTGCTGAATAAAATTGAAGCCCCAGAATATCGCCAAGTCAATGTAGAAGCTTTGATGGAATTGGCTACAATCGTGGCTAATAACCCTAAGTTGCAAATTGAAGAATATATGGTTTTAGATGTGTTAATCGGTCATGCAGTGCGGTTAGCGTGGTTAGAAAATCATCCCCATCGCCGCGATTATTATGATGAAGATAAAGCTACTGCATGGCCATCATTTTATAATAGTTCTCCTCAAGATTGTGCTAATTATATTTTGAAAGCGTTTAGGTTCTTAACGGAGTTTGTTCAAGATGTTTAA
- a CDS encoding type II toxin-antitoxin system HicA family toxin gives MPKLPRLTAKEAEKLLLSAGFMQIRSKGSHRIYFRENVRVVIPFHSGKVLHPKTVQQVFTAIESFEIEKIEEEINQDEEDI, from the coding sequence TTGCCTAAACTGCCCCGACTAACTGCCAAAGAAGCTGAAAAATTACTATTAAGTGCTGGTTTTATGCAAATAAGAAGCAAAGGTAGTCACAGAATTTATTTTCGAGAAAATGTTAGAGTAGTGATTCCTTTTCATTCAGGTAAGGTCTTACATCCGAAAACGGTACAACAGGTTTTTACTGCTATTGAAAGTTTTGAAATTGAGAAAATAGAAGAGGAAATAAATCAAGACGAAGAAGATATTTAA
- a CDS encoding type II toxin-antitoxin system HicB family antitoxin, whose protein sequence is MSYKVSIVIEKDEHGYYAYCPELPGCQSEGDSLETVQANIKEAVELYIETLSEFEKQALQHKEILTMTLEVKVA, encoded by the coding sequence ATGTCCTATAAAGTTAGTATTGTCATTGAAAAAGATGAGCATGGCTATTATGCTTATTGTCCTGAACTTCCTGGATGTCAATCTGAAGGTGATTCTTTAGAAACAGTACAAGCAAATATAAAGGAGGCTGTTGAATTATATATAGAAACATTATCAGAATTTGAAAAACAAGCACTTCAGCACAAAGAAATATTAACTATGACTTTGGAGGTAAAAGTTGCCTAA
- a CDS encoding SMI1/KNR4 family protein, whose amino-acid sequence MSICNLPAPLNLIFHENHLSPCSDLEIIQLERQQGINLPSTYKDFLKIMGHGAGKFLRGSDCFYQHLPQIQEWAKQLLVENDFPQTLPEDAFVFFMHQGYQFSFFRLSEGDNPPTYSYCEGQEQPYFVKSHDQFSEFLSVEINLYLKSLMLIAN is encoded by the coding sequence ATGTCAATTTGCAATTTACCCGCACCACTTAATCTTATTTTTCATGAGAATCATCTTTCCCCATGTTCAGATTTAGAAATAATTCAACTTGAACGACAACAAGGTATTAATCTGCCCAGCACTTACAAAGACTTTTTGAAGATAATGGGGCATGGGGCAGGTAAGTTTTTACGTGGTTCAGATTGCTTTTATCAGCATTTGCCACAAATTCAAGAATGGGCTAAACAGCTTTTAGTAGAAAATGATTTTCCTCAAACTTTACCGGAGGATGCTTTTGTATTTTTCATGCACCAGGGATATCAGTTCAGCTTTTTCAGACTTTCAGAAGGTGATAACCCACCAACTTATTCATATTGTGAAGGACAAGAACAGCCTTATTTTGTCAAAAGTCATGATCAGTTTAGTGAATTTCTATCTGTGGAAATCAATCTTTATTTAAAGTCTTTGATGCTGATAGCGAATTAG